The sequence AGAGAAGAAATGCCAAAGAAGAAGACTGAAGAAGAAGTTCAAGCGACCGAGACCGAAGCTGTAGAAGCGACGGTTGAAGAGGCGGTTGTCGAAGCTGCGCCTGTCCAGGAGAAGGCGAAAAAGGCTACGAAGACGAGGAAGGAAAACGCGGCAGTTGATACGGACGCTTCGGCGAAGAAGGTACTGCACAAGCGGGCCGAGAAGGTTGGCATCGTTGCTTCGGACAAGATGACCAAAACGGTCACCGTCCGTGTCGACCGGCTCGTCAAGCAT is a genomic window of Chloracidobacterium sp. containing:
- the rpsQ gene encoding 30S ribosomal protein S17, which translates into the protein MPKKKTEEEVQATETEAVEATVEEAVVEAAPVQEKAKKATKTRKENAAVDTDASAKKVLHKRAEKVGIVASDKMTKTVTVRVDRLVKHPVYRKYVKKRKKFMAHDDLGAKIGDKVKIVETRPLSARKRWRVVEIIQRAEV